AGCTTCTAAACCTCCTATAACAATATTGAAAGACTCTAATGTCCTTGAAGCAATAGGGGAAATAGCGTCAAATAACGTTAGAGGATTACCTGTAGTTGAGTCTAACGGTAGACTCTATGGTGTACTAACTAGTAGTGATCTGATCAACTACCTAGGAGGCGGAAGTCTCTTTGATATAGTTAGCAAAAAGTTCAAGTTCAATATATACGAGTCGCTGGAAAAGGTGAACATTGAAGCACTAGTTTACAAATCACCTATCTTCATAGAGGATACTGCAAAGATCGATGAAGCCCTTAAAATCATGGTTGAACATGGAGTCGGATTCCTACCTGTTACAGATCAGGAAAACAATGTAAACGGTGTTCTAACAGAGCACGATTTAGTAAAGCATCTTGCCGGTAAAACTACCGGGAGGACGGTTGCCGAAGTTATGAGTAAAACGGTAGTAGGTATAAATAAAGAAGAAACTCTCTGGAAAACAATGAAGCTTATCGTTAAGTACGGATTCAGAAGGCTGTTAGTGTTTGACAGAGATAAATTAGCTGGATTTATTACAGCCAAGGGAATAATTTCCTTCTTCGGGTCTCATAAAGCATTCGATTACGTCAAAACGGGAGATATAAGAGACGTATTAAATATCCCTATAGCTGAAATCTATACTCCATATTACAGTGCTGCCCATCCCAACGAAGACATCGGAGAAGTTGCAGAAAGAATGATAAAAACAGGGCTAAGCGGATTGCCTGTCATAGAGCAGGAATCTATTGTTGGCGTAATCACTGAACGCGATGTCTTATATGGCCTGCTAGCCAGGTGAATTTCATGCCGAAAATTCACCTATACGATAGGATAGCGAGGTTTTATCGCAGAGATGTCCTTACAGTCCCTATGAAAACAAGCTTCACAAAAGCTTTAGACCTTATAGAAAGAACTCAATTGAAAACAATATATGTTCTAGATGAGGGTAAACTGGAAGGATTCGTACACACAGACCTAGTAGGAAATAAGTTTATGGACAAGAAACTCTACCAAAAACCTCTTACCAAAGTAAGAATTGAAGATTTAATGGAGCCTTATGGAGATAACGATGAAAGAATAGTTCGAACTCGGCAAACGTTAAAGACTGCAGCCAGTCAGATCGTCAATAACCTGTACCTAGACGAACTTCCTGTAGTAGATTACCAAGGGAAACTAATCGGTAGGATAACTTTATGGGATCTTTTAATAGCCATACAATCGAAAGTTGATGCAAGCTTAAAGGTTAGATCCATCGCCTCGTCGAACGTTATCACGTGCAATAAGGATCATAGCATTTACTATGTTGCTGCTAATATCCGTGCTAGTAATCATAACGCTATAATTGTAACTGACGATAATAATAAACCAGTGGGTATTGCTTACAGACATAGTCTTGCCAGAGAGATTTTGGTGACTCCTTGTAAGAAAGGTGTTAAATGTAGAAACATGATGATCTTCAGCAACACGGCATTTTTCATTACAGCACAAGAAGTAATGTCTAGGAACTTCATAGAAGTACACGAAAACGAGGATTTGAAACGGATTATTGGGTGGATGGTTCAGACAAGATCGGAGATATACCCTGTAGTAGATGATGATGGTAGGCTTATCAAAATAGTTTCAGCAAGGGATATTATTAGTAAACTTCTCGAGTAAATTTTTTGTTACTAAGAGAATATCTTCTCAACTAGGTCTGCTGGAACGAATAGTTCTAAATTATCATATTCCTGACCGGTTCCTACAAATATTACTGGTTTGCCTGACATTGTTATGACAGAAACTGCT
This sequence is a window from Candidatus Tiamatella incendiivivens. Protein-coding genes within it:
- a CDS encoding CBS domain-containing protein; the protein is MTHHIPPPIRRRVEGYRWVRSDGQPNWNQHIVEKLGEALLIASKPPITILKDSNVLEAIGEIASNNVRGLPVVESNGRLYGVLTSSDLINYLGGGSLFDIVSKKFKFNIYESLEKVNIEALVYKSPIFIEDTAKIDEALKIMVEHGVGFLPVTDQENNVNGVLTEHDLVKHLAGKTTGRTVAEVMSKTVVGINKEETLWKTMKLIVKYGFRRLLVFDRDKLAGFITAKGIISFFGSHKAFDYVKTGDIRDVLNIPIAEIYTPYYSAAHPNEDIGEVAERMIKTGLSGLPVIEQESIVGVITERDVLYGLLAR
- a CDS encoding CBS domain-containing protein, whose protein sequence is MPKIHLYDRIARFYRRDVLTVPMKTSFTKALDLIERTQLKTIYVLDEGKLEGFVHTDLVGNKFMDKKLYQKPLTKVRIEDLMEPYGDNDERIVRTRQTLKTAASQIVNNLYLDELPVVDYQGKLIGRITLWDLLIAIQSKVDASLKVRSIASSNVITCNKDHSIYYVAANIRASNHNAIIVTDDNNKPVGIAYRHSLAREILVTPCKKGVKCRNMMIFSNTAFFITAQEVMSRNFIEVHENEDLKRIIGWMVQTRSEIYPVVDDDGRLIKIVSARDIISKLLE